In Oncorhynchus nerka isolate Pitt River linkage group LG21, Oner_Uvic_2.0, whole genome shotgun sequence, the genomic window TATGTAAAATCCTAGAAGTTTGGGAGTAGGCTTGTTGACTCACGTTGTCAGTGAGGGTGACATCACAGCCTGGCACAGACAGCAGCTGACGCACGATGTCGACGTGGCCGTGCTCGCAGGCACACATGAGCGCCGTGGAGCCGTCGTCGTCGCGGATGTTGACCTGTGCCCCGCAGGAGAGCAGCGCCCGTACCATGTCCCCTCGCCCGTGACTCACTGCCAGCATCAACGCCGTCTGACCCGCCTAACAACATACAACAGTTACCCGTTAGGAAGGCCACGAGTTTTACCAGTCTCCTGACCGTGTGACCTTCTGACCTGGAAAAACTCCAGGCAGTAGTTATAAGAGCTGGCCTAACACCAACAGTCAGCTATTCTTACACAAAATTACAAAACCATCGGAGGCAAGAAAAGACATGTCCTGGTCCAACATAACAAATTGAGAATTTTAATTCCATCAGAACATAGATACAATGTGGAGCTATCAGCAACATACATGCAAAGGAGCCGTCTAACTGAAGTAGCTGAAATAGCTATTTTGTCAGGGGCTCGGGAGGAACGTCATTGGTCTGCCTGAGCTTGGCTGTGTGCAGGGAGGCCTGCTGTCCAGCAGGGGGCATAGTGTACCTGGCTGGCTTTGGCGTTCACGTCTCCTGTGCGCAGCAGCTGCAGGACAGTGTGAAGGTCACTGTCAGAGTGGAaggcagccagagctgtcagcatGATGGCTGTGTACCCGGCCTTGTTCTGCTTGTCAGCGTTGCACAGGCCTGACAGGGAGAGAGCGACCAGGACACGTTTATGGGAATTAAATTCCTAAACCATTTCACTAACAGTCATGCAGTACATGAAGGTTATACATACAGTCCATTGTATCTATGGCAGACCACAAGTCTGTGTTAGATATACACATTCATACAGTGCTGATCCATGTACTGTACGAACAAACCAAACACTTACTTGTCCACCATAAAAGTAAACCACTATTCTcttgtctgtaaacacacacatcccccagTCACTCACCAGTGTCCAGCAGCAGCTTGACCACAGGGAAGTTGGAGTGGGAGACGGTGTAGTGCAGGGCCGTGTTGCCGTTGCCGTCGGCCATATTGACCACAAACTTCAGCAGCTGTGGGGAGACGGAGGAGAAGGTATCCATATAGGCCCTGACCATGGCAGTGTCAGCTGCCTTGTGACAGGACACACGAAGCCACTCCTGGAGCACCGTGGTGTAGGCTGTCCTCTGGGGAGGGAAACCACAGAGACCGGTCTCAGACTAACAACCAGACAGGCCTGGTCAAAGGAACTCACACTGTTTATGATACACAGATGGATGTAGGCCTAACAGCTTTAGCTTAATGGGATAACCCAGTATTGTAAAGTGCAGGAGACCTGAGTTCAAATCCCGCTGGTTACATGAACACAATCTTGTAGAAAGTGACTATATGAAATGACAAGTCACAGATGAAGTCATCTAAACTGGCATGGTGGGCAGAGTAAAAGAGAATTGCATACTGCTGCTTGCTGGCTGAAAGCATTTGGTTCACCCAGGGCTTTCTGCAGGGcatggagagatgccatcaggctCTCACTGAACTCCAGTCTGACAGAGATGAAAGAAAGCACAGCAAattcaaacacatacatacacaatatTATACTGCACTTGAAATCATTGATGGAATGACACATCTACTGATTAGAGTTTTTAAATGGTTATGCTGGTTTACCTGGTTTCTTGATTGGCTGCTCCAGCAGCACTTGGGGCGTTTCCAGGTGCTGGTGTCGAGGCTGATGATTGGACTATCCTCTGCTGGGAGCTTTGTTCAGTAGCTGACAATTGGGTAGCCCAATGCTGAGGGGCGAGGTCAGTAGTTTGTGATTGGATGGCATCTAGCTGAACGGTGACATCAGTGGTATTTGATTGGGTGACACCCTGCTTTACCTCCGAGTTAGTGGCTTCTGGTTGGCATCTGGGTGGCTTGGGGGGTGCAGAACAGGTAGGTGCTGATTGGATGGTGCACTGCTCAGGTGTAGTGGGTTCCGTGCTAGTATTTATGGAGGTACACTCCTGAGGGATAGGGTCTGGGACTGATGATTGGACAATACTCCCCTGACGGACACAGTCATTGGCTGGAGATGGGTAGGTAGTCTCAGTGGGGGTAGAGTCAGAGGCACATTGCTGCACGGCAGTGTTCAAGGTTGGTGATAAGGTGGATACATGCTGCAGTCCTAAGCTTATGGTTGCTGATTGGCTGGTGCTCCGCTCAGAGGAAGGTTGACAGGCTGGTGGTTGGACGGTGGTGGTTGGGAGCGGGGTGGCATGCTCTAGCCTTGTGGAGGAGACTTGGACTGCTGCTGCTTGCTGGTGCCGTCCCGCAGCAGACTCTGGTGCTTCTGGTAGTTTCTCTGTGGTCTCATGATATTCACTGGCATCACTCTCCTCTGAACTCTCACTGCTACTGTCGTCTGAGGAGGTGGACTCATACCTACAGGACAGAACAGATCTATCACACACGTCAACTCACGATCTCTGTAGTGTAACATGAATACACTGTTACATACTATCAATAACACACGTACCCTCCATTGACTCCAGTGAACTGCAGGTTCTTCTTGGTGGATGGAGAGCCAGGTTCTCCTTCTGCCTTATGTTTCATAATGGACCTCAGGGCGGTCTGGGGAGAGGCTGCTGCAGCTGGAGAGAAGGCCCAATGTTGCCACAATGTTATGTTACGTCAGGGACAGTTAGCGGGAGGGTTAAGGTAAGGAGTCGTACGGTCCATAGATACCTGGCTTTGATGGGTCTTCATGATAATGGACGGTGTTTATGGCAGTGTGCTGGGgtgtctctccttccttcagatGCAGCAAAGCCATCTGATTACCAATGGTATCAATGGCGATGGCAGGATTAGTGACAGGCACAGAGGTGGACAGCTCACTTCTTAGGACCTCTCGGACCTGTTTGGAGGAGATGGCGATGGGCAGCTCAACAGCTGCATCTGGAGGAATGGAAAGGAAGAGGACAAAAAATGGAAGGGATCAACAATCAAAGAAAACACATGGTTTTTCAACCTAACAACTCATTGTTATACAAAACATTTGTACATTTTACAGGAGCATATAGAGGTaaatgccttgctcaggggcacatCGACATCCtctttcacctagttggctcagggatttgaaccagtgacctttaggttactggcccaacgctcttaaccactagactacctgccgccccatttaaACCTACTTAATTTAATTTGATATCACTTGTAACTTATCACTGAAGTCAGACCTACCCTCTGGGCCCAGGGCCTGTGCATGTCCTCTGTGGGTTCCCTCCAGGACTGTAccacctggagggagggagggggagctgCACCCCTCTGCTCGGAGCAACGTGCCCACCCCCACCACAGTGGCTGGTTGCTCCAGCGTATACACCTGGATTCCCACAGTTCTCTGCGCCCGGTGATGGGGCTGCTGGGTAAAGCTGACTACTGTTTGCAGGCTGCGTCCCTGCTGCTCCTGCCAGCTCAGACTGGTGGCCCTGACCGAGTGGTTTGCCTGGGGGGCCAGagcctgcctctccctctgagcTGCCTGCACCTGCTGCTGGGCAGCCTGCAGCTCCTGCATCGTCCTCTTCAGCTGGCCCTCCAGCTGGCCCACCTGGCTCTTCAGGGCCTCTGTCTCCGGCACCAGCCCCAGGTCCTGCTCCTTCACCCCAATGCCCACATCCACCTGCTGCCTGCCCCTCGCCTCCTCTGGTCCCACCCCAATGGTACGCACTTCCCTCTGCCCAGCCGGCCGCGCTCCACCCACGATCACCGTGTCCTCAATCTCACAGCCTGAGTCTGCCTGCGGCCTGGAGCCCTCAGGActggtgggggtggtgggggaCAGAGGCCCTGCTGCAACCCTGGTGGTGGCTTCAGCTCCAGAgctcacctcctcctctgggaTGTCGATGTAGAGCTCCCCTCGGGGCCGGCCCACTCTGCCAAAGCCAAGGGTGTGTCCCAGAAACTTCTGGCTCTTCAGCTGGACGCTTAGCTGCCTCTTCTCCTCCTGCAGCACAGAGATCTTCACCTGGAGCACAGGGATGGTCTTCACCTGCTCCTCCAGCTCCCGGATCTTCCTGAGAGCCACCGCCATCTGCTCTCTCACATGCTGCAGGTGGGCCGGGGTGGGCGACACAGGCGTGGACATGCCGGAGCTCATGGGGGTGAAGGAGCCCGTTCCTCCTCCATGGGTGCGGTTGTAGCTGTGGGCGCTGCTCAGGGAGGTGGTGGATCCGGCCATGCTGTTGTGCATGCTACCCAGTGTGCTGGAGAACCTCCTGGGGGCcccttctttctcttcctccaacTTCCTGCGGGCGTCCAGCAGGGTCTTCTCCACCCGGGCCGTGCTGAAGCTGGGCCtctgggagtgggagtgggagctGTGTGGGTGGTAGCCTGGGGCGCAGTAGGAGAAGGATGATTGGCGACTGTCCTGGCTGGTGTTGGAGCACAGGGACTCTGTGGAGGTCCACCAGGAGCCTGTGTAGCCGTACCCCCGGGGGAGAGACCCGTAGCGGGGCCGGCGCTGACCGGGCACCTTCTTGATGGTGTTGCCCTTCTCAATGTCGTTGACATACTTGAGGAAGTCTAGGTCCAGACGGTAGCCGTAGGGGGTCTCCACAGAGTAGGGCGCCTCCTGCTCCTTCCCATGCAGGGAGGGGGGAGCGGACGGGGTAAGCTTCACTGCAGGGAACAGGAAATAGAGTTAAAACAAGCGGAAATCTGCCATCTAATCTCGGACTCAGACTTCAGAAAAAAGCATTATCTCTCGGGGATACTGAGTGCTTGGGTATATACTCTAATAGTAGTTACACAAATTAGGTAGAAACAGTTTGATAAATAAAGTAGTAGGTTATAGCCAGACCTTGATTGGTTTAAGATATCTAAAGACCTTAGGTTGATCTAAGTTATTTTGGATGTTAAACACTTTAGGCTAAGGCCGATTAAGTTAAATCCTGGACTGAAAAGCATGCCCAA contains:
- the LOC115103505 gene encoding KN motif and ankyrin repeat domain-containing protein 2-like isoform X1, with amino-acid sequence MAQVLHMDPSFPGVKLTPSAPPSLHGKEQEAPYSVETPYGYRLDLDFLKYVNDIEKGNTIKKVPGQRRPRYGSLPRGYGYTGSWWTSTESLCSNTSQDSRQSSFSYCAPGYHPHSSHSHSQRPSFSTARVEKTLLDARRKLEEEKEGAPRRFSSTLGSMHNSMAGSTTSLSSAHSYNRTHGGGTGSFTPMSSGMSTPVSPTPAHLQHVREQMAVALRKIRELEEQVKTIPVLQVKISVLQEEKRQLSVQLKSQKFLGHTLGFGRVGRPRGELYIDIPEEEVSSGAEATTRVAAGPLSPTTPTSPEGSRPQADSGCEIEDTVIVGGARPAGQREVRTIGVGPEEARGRQQVDVGIGVKEQDLGLVPETEALKSQVGQLEGQLKRTMQELQAAQQQVQAAQRERQALAPQANHSVRATSLSWQEQQGRSLQTVVSFTQQPHHRAQRTVGIQVYTLEQPATVVGVGTLLRAEGCSSPSLPPGGTVLEGTHRGHAQALGPEDAAVELPIAISSKQVREVLRSELSTSVPVTNPAIAIDTIGNQMALLHLKEGETPQHTAINTVHYHEDPSKPAAAASPQTALRSIMKHKAEGEPGSPSTKKNLQFTGVNGGYESTSSDDSSSESSEESDASEYHETTEKLPEAPESAAGRHQQAAAVQVSSTRLEHATPLPTTTVQPPACQPSSERSTSQSATISLGLQHVSTLSPTLNTAVQQCASDSTPTETTYPSPANDCVRQGSIVQSSVPDPIPQECTSINTSTEPTTPEQCTIQSAPTCSAPPKPPRCQPEATNSEVKQGVTQSNTTDVTVQLDAIQSQTTDLAPQHWATQLSATEQSSQQRIVQSSASTPAPGNAPSAAGAANQETRLEFSESLMASLHALQKALGEPNAFSQQAARTAYTTVLQEWLRVSCHKAADTAMVRAYMDTFSSVSPQLLKFVVNMADGNGNTALHYTVSHSNFPVVKLLLDTGLCNADKQNKAGYTAIMLTALAAFHSDSDLHTVLQLLRTGDVNAKASQAGQTALMLAVSHGRGDMVRALLSCGAQVNIRDDDGSTALMCACEHGHVDIVRQLLSVPGCDVTLTDNDGSSALSIALEASQNDIAVLLYAHLNFAKPPSPVSPKSPLLGSSPPSGETK
- the LOC115103505 gene encoding KN motif and ankyrin repeat domain-containing protein 2-like isoform X2 — protein: MAQVLHMDPSFPGVKLTPSAPPSLHGKEQEAPYSVETPYGYRLDLDFLKYVNDIEKGNTIKKVPGQRRPRYGSLPRGYGYTGSWWTSTESLCSNTSQDSRQSSFSYCAPGYHPHSSHSHSQRPSFSTARVEKTLLDARRKLEEEKEGAPRRFSSTLGSMHNSMAGSTTSLSSAHSYNRTHGGGTGSFTPMSSGMSTPVSPTPAHLQHVREQMAVALRKIRELEEQVKTIPVLQVKISVLQEEKRQLSVQLKSQKFLGHTLGFGRVGRPRGELYIDIPEEEVSSGAEATTRVAAGPLSPTTPTSPEGSRPQADSGCEIEDTVIVGGARPAGQREVRTIGVGPEEARGRQQVDVGIGVKEQDLGLVPETEALKSQVGQLEGQLKRTMQELQAAQQQVQAAQRERQALAPQANHSVRATSLSWQEQQGRSLQTVVSFTQQPHHRAQRTVGIQVYTLEQPATVVGVGTLLRAEGCSSPSLPPGGTVLEGTHRGHAQALGPEDAAVELPIAISSKQVREVLRSELSTSVPVTNPAIAIDTIGNQMALLHLKEGETPQHTAINTVHYHEDPSKPAAAASPQTALRSIMKHKAEGEPGSPSTKKNLQFTGVNGGYESTSSDDSSSESSEESDASEYHETTEKLPEAPESAAGRHQQAAAVQVSSTRLEHATPLPTTTVQPPACQPSSERSTSQSATISLGLQHVSTLSPTLNTAVQQCASDSTPTETTYPSPANDCVRQGSIVQSSVPDPIPQECTSINTSTEPTTPEQCTIQSAPTCSAPPKPPRCQPEATNSEVKQGVTQSNTTDVTVQLDAIQSQTTDLAPQHWATQLSATEQSSQQRIVQSSASTPAPGNAPSAAGAANQETRLEFSESLMASLHALQKALGEPNAFSQQAARTAYTTVLQEWLRVSCHKAADTAMVRAYMDTFSSVSPQLLKFVVNMADGNGNTALHYTVSHSNFPVVKLLLDTGLCNADKQNKAGYTAIMLTALAAFHSDSDLHTVLQLLRTGDVNAKASQAGQTALMLAVSHGRGDMVRALLSCGAQVNIRDDDGSTALMCACEHGHVDIVRQLLSVPGCDVTLTDNDGSSALSIALEASQNDIAVLLYAHLNFAKPPSPHLTRT